In the genome of Cellvibrio sp. KY-YJ-3, one region contains:
- the rlmB gene encoding 23S rRNA (guanosine(2251)-2'-O)-methyltransferase RlmB, with protein sequence MKREFIFGLHAVQALLKSAPQRVIEIYMVQGRNDQKLQKIVNAAQSNGIHCQVVNRNKLDELVSDENHQGVVAVCTPGETYDETWLFNLLDNLNEPAFLLILDGVTDPHNLGACMRSAEAAGVHAVIAPKDKSAGLTPIARKVACGAAEVLPFVPVTNLARTLKKLQEKGIWLFGAAGDAEHSIYQSNLKGPIGILMGAEGDGLRRLTQDTCDHLMNIPMAGTVSSLNVSVATGICLFEAVRQRRS encoded by the coding sequence TTGAAACGTGAATTTATATTTGGCTTGCACGCAGTGCAGGCGCTGCTGAAAAGCGCACCCCAGCGTGTGATTGAAATTTACATGGTGCAGGGGCGCAACGATCAGAAACTGCAAAAAATTGTGAATGCGGCGCAGAGTAATGGTATTCACTGCCAGGTGGTTAATCGCAATAAACTGGATGAGTTGGTGAGCGATGAAAATCATCAGGGGGTGGTGGCGGTATGCACACCCGGCGAAACCTACGACGAAACCTGGTTGTTTAATTTGCTTGATAATCTCAATGAGCCTGCGTTTTTATTAATTCTGGATGGTGTCACTGACCCGCATAATTTGGGCGCCTGCATGCGTTCAGCGGAAGCGGCGGGTGTGCATGCGGTCATTGCGCCAAAAGATAAATCCGCTGGCCTCACGCCGATTGCGCGCAAAGTGGCATGCGGTGCCGCCGAGGTTTTACCTTTTGTGCCCGTGACTAATTTGGCGCGTACCCTGAAAAAATTGCAGGAAAAAGGCATCTGGTTATTTGGTGCGGCGGGCGACGCGGAGCATTCTATTTACCAATCCAACCTCAAGGGGCCAATTGGTATTTTAATGGGGGCTGAAGGAGATGGTTTGCGCCGGCTTACACAAGACACCTGCGATCATTTAATGAATATTCCGATGGCCGGCACAGTGAGCAGTTTGAATGTTTCGGTCGCTACCGGTATTTGTTTGTTTGA